A part of Streptomyces sp. NBC_01210 genomic DNA contains:
- a CDS encoding ATP-binding cassette domain-containing protein, translated as MTALVELDNVSKYYGNIRALEGVSLEVHAGEISCVLGDNGAGKSTLIKIIAGLHRHDTGTFLIEGEQANLASPREALDRGIATVYQDLAVVPLMPVWRNFFLGSEPTKGAGPFKRLDVELMRETTRSELLRMGIDLRDVDQPIGTLSGGERQCVAIARAVYFGAKVLVLDEPTAALGVKQSGVVLKYVAAARDAGLGVVLITHNPHHAYLVGDRFVLLKRGTMSASHTKDSVTLDELTRQMAGGSELEDLRHELERAPVPTHLGGHPVKEEPPTP; from the coding sequence ATGACGGCCCTCGTCGAGCTCGACAACGTCAGTAAGTACTACGGCAACATCCGCGCGCTGGAAGGCGTCTCGCTCGAGGTCCACGCCGGGGAGATCTCCTGTGTGCTCGGCGACAACGGCGCCGGCAAGTCCACCCTGATCAAGATCATCGCGGGTCTGCACCGGCACGACACGGGCACCTTCCTGATCGAGGGGGAGCAGGCGAACCTCGCCAGCCCGCGCGAAGCCCTGGACCGCGGCATCGCCACGGTCTACCAGGACCTCGCGGTCGTACCGCTGATGCCGGTCTGGCGGAACTTCTTCCTCGGCTCCGAGCCGACCAAGGGCGCGGGTCCCTTCAAGCGCCTCGACGTCGAGCTGATGCGCGAGACGACCCGCTCCGAACTGCTGCGGATGGGCATCGATCTGCGCGATGTCGACCAGCCCATCGGGACGCTCTCGGGCGGTGAGCGCCAGTGTGTGGCGATCGCCCGGGCCGTCTACTTCGGCGCGAAGGTCCTGGTCCTGGACGAGCCGACCGCCGCGCTCGGCGTCAAGCAGTCCGGCGTCGTACTGAAGTATGTGGCGGCGGCACGCGACGCGGGTCTGGGCGTCGTACTGATCACCCACAACCCGCACCACGCCTATCTGGTCGGCGACCGCTTCGTACTGCTCAAGCGCGGCACCATGTCCGCCAGCCACACCAAGGACTCGGTCACCCTCGACGAGCTCACCCGGCAGATGGCGGGCGGCAGCGAGCTCGAGGACCTGCGGCACGAACTGGAGAGGGCGCCGGTGCCCACGCACCTGGGCGGTCACCCGGTGAAGGAGGAGCCGCCCACGCCGTAG
- a CDS encoding ROK family glucokinase, protein MSTYRDFAHRGSARATVLKTVGTRERRSHLSAPRVPTVGIDIGGTKVMAGVVDADGVILEKIRTETPDKSKSPKVVEDTICELVLDLSDRHDVHAVGIGAAGWVDADRSKVLFAPHLAWRNEPLRDAVAARLAVPVLVDNDANAAAWAEWRFGAGRGEDHLVMITLGTGIGGAILEDGQVKRGKYGVAGEFGHMQVVPGGHRCPCGNRGCWEQYSSGNALVREARELAAADSPVAHSLIERVGGNIPEITGPLITELAREGDAMCIELFQDIGQWLGVGIANLAAALDPSCFVIGGGVSAADDLLIGPARDAFRRHLTGRGYRPEARIAKAQLGPEAGMVGAADLARLVARRFRRANRRRVERHERYERYAQAIRNSSTTRPTQEP, encoded by the coding sequence ATGAGCACGTACCGCGACTTCGCCCACCGAGGCTCCGCCCGCGCCACCGTCCTGAAGACCGTCGGCACCCGGGAACGGCGCTCTCACCTCTCCGCGCCCCGGGTTCCCACGGTCGGCATCGACATCGGCGGTACGAAGGTGATGGCGGGCGTCGTCGACGCCGACGGGGTCATCCTGGAGAAGATCCGCACCGAGACGCCGGACAAGTCCAAGAGCCCCAAGGTCGTCGAGGACACCATCTGCGAGCTGGTGCTCGATCTCTCCGACCGTCACGATGTGCACGCCGTCGGTATCGGTGCGGCCGGCTGGGTCGACGCCGACCGCTCCAAGGTCCTCTTCGCGCCCCATCTGGCCTGGCGCAACGAGCCCCTGCGCGACGCCGTCGCGGCCCGGCTCGCCGTGCCCGTACTGGTCGACAACGACGCCAACGCCGCCGCCTGGGCGGAGTGGCGCTTCGGCGCGGGCCGCGGCGAGGACCACCTCGTGATGATCACCCTCGGCACCGGCATCGGCGGCGCGATCCTCGAGGACGGCCAGGTCAAGCGCGGCAAGTACGGAGTCGCGGGTGAGTTCGGTCATATGCAGGTCGTGCCCGGTGGCCACCGCTGCCCCTGCGGCAACCGCGGCTGCTGGGAGCAGTACAGCTCCGGCAACGCGCTCGTGAGAGAGGCACGCGAGCTCGCCGCCGCCGACTCCCCGGTCGCGCACAGCCTCATCGAGCGCGTCGGCGGCAACATTCCCGAGATCACAGGCCCGCTCATCACCGAACTCGCCCGCGAGGGCGACGCCATGTGTATCGAGCTCTTCCAGGACATCGGCCAGTGGCTCGGCGTCGGCATCGCCAACCTCGCCGCCGCTCTCGACCCCTCGTGCTTCGTCATCGGAGGCGGTGTCAGCGCCGCCGACGACCTGCTCATCGGGCCCGCCCGCGACGCCTTCCGCCGGCATCTCACCGGCCGCGGCTACCGCCCGGAGGCCCGGATCGCCAAAGCCCAGCTCGGCCCCGAGGCGGGTATGGTCGGCGCGGCCGATCTCGCGCGGCTCGTGGCGCGCCGCTTCCGCCGGGCCAACCGGCGCCGTGTGGAGCGCCATGAGCGGTACGAGCGCTATGCGCAGGCCATCCGTAACTCCAGCACCACCCGCCCCACCCAGGAACCGTAG
- the pcaDC gene encoding bifunctional 3-oxoadipate enol-lactonase/4-carboxymuconolactone decarboxylase PcaDC, with protein sequence MERVSETQTPPKTLQYRIDGPDDAPVLILGPSLGTTWHMWDRQIAELSRRWRVFRFDLPGHGGAPAHPATAVAELADRLLATLDELGIQRFGYAGCSIGGAIGIELALRQPQRVASLALVAASPRFGTADEFRQRGVIVRTNGLDPMARTAPERWFTQGFASAQPAIVEWAVQMVRTTDPGCYIAACEALAAFDVRGELGLVGVPTLVLVGSEDQVTGPAEARTLVAGIPDARLALVPGASHLAPVEQPAAVTDLLERHFSTAWQDTLSAIPAPPVAPAISAPVAPVAEIAAASPEQPQAVRTGRPDPYIAGMKVRREVLGDAHVDRATAEADDFTGDFQELITRYAWGEVWTREGLDRRTRSVVTLTALVAGGHLDELAFHTRAALRNGLTPAEIREVLIHAAVYCGVPAANSAFKVAQAVIQQETTPEA encoded by the coding sequence GTGGAGAGGGTGAGTGAGACGCAGACGCCCCCGAAGACCCTGCAGTACCGGATCGACGGTCCCGACGACGCCCCCGTGCTCATCCTCGGCCCCTCTCTCGGCACTACATGGCACATGTGGGATCGGCAGATTGCCGAGCTCTCCCGCCGGTGGCGGGTGTTCCGGTTCGACCTGCCCGGCCATGGCGGCGCGCCCGCCCATCCCGCCACCGCAGTCGCCGAGCTCGCCGACCGGCTGCTCGCGACCCTTGACGAGCTGGGCATCCAGCGCTTCGGTTACGCGGGCTGCTCCATCGGCGGCGCGATCGGCATCGAACTGGCACTGCGCCAACCGCAGCGCGTGGCCTCCCTCGCACTGGTCGCCGCCTCGCCCCGGTTCGGCACCGCCGACGAGTTCCGCCAGCGTGGTGTGATCGTCCGCACCAATGGCCTGGACCCGATGGCGCGCACCGCGCCCGAGCGCTGGTTCACCCAGGGCTTCGCCTCCGCCCAGCCCGCGATCGTCGAGTGGGCCGTCCAGATGGTCCGCACCACCGACCCCGGCTGCTACATCGCCGCCTGCGAGGCGCTCGCGGCCTTCGACGTCCGCGGCGAACTCGGCCTCGTCGGCGTCCCCACGCTGGTCCTGGTCGGCTCCGAGGACCAGGTCACCGGGCCCGCGGAGGCCCGCACGCTGGTCGCCGGGATTCCGGACGCCCGGCTCGCGCTGGTCCCGGGTGCCTCCCACCTCGCCCCCGTCGAGCAGCCCGCCGCCGTCACCGATCTGCTCGAACGCCACTTCTCCACGGCGTGGCAGGACACGCTGTCGGCCATTCCGGCGCCGCCGGTCGCGCCCGCGATCTCCGCACCCGTGGCGCCCGTCGCCGAGATCGCCGCGGCCTCGCCCGAGCAGCCGCAGGCCGTGCGGACAGGGCGCCCCGACCCGTACATCGCCGGGATGAAGGTGCGCCGCGAGGTTCTCGGCGACGCGCATGTGGACCGGGCTACGGCCGAGGCCGACGACTTCACGGGCGACTTCCAAGAGCTGATCACCCGCTACGCCTGGGGCGAGGTCTGGACCCGCGAGGGCCTGGACAGACGCACCCGCAGCGTGGTGACGCTGACCGCACTGGTCGCGGGCGGACATCTGGACGAGCTGGCCTTCCACACCCGCGCCGCGCTGCGCAACGGACTGACCCCCGCCGAGATCCGGGAAGTCCTGATCCACGCGGCCGTGTACTGCGGCGTCCCCGCGGCGAATTCCGCATTCAAGGTGGCCCAGGCCGTGATCCAGCAGGAGACCACCCCCGAGGCGTAG
- a CDS encoding MBL fold metallo-hydrolase, translating into MRLTKKTHACIRLEKDGQTLVIDPGTFSEQDAAIGADVILVTHEHLDHFNEDRLRAALEANPAAGIWTLRSVAEKISAAFPGRVHTVGHGDTFSAAGFDVQVHGELHAVIHPDIPRITNVGFLVDGSVFHPGDALTVPDHPVETLMIPVQAPWNKISEVIDYVREVKPQRAIDIHDALLTDLARPVYDNQIGALGGAEHGRLAPGEATDL; encoded by the coding sequence ATGAGGCTCACGAAGAAGACGCATGCCTGCATCCGGCTCGAGAAGGACGGGCAGACGCTCGTCATCGATCCCGGCACCTTCAGCGAACAGGACGCGGCCATCGGCGCGGACGTCATCCTGGTCACCCATGAGCACCTCGACCATTTCAACGAGGACCGGCTGCGCGCCGCCCTCGAGGCGAACCCGGCAGCCGGGATCTGGACCCTGCGGAGCGTCGCCGAGAAGATCTCGGCGGCCTTCCCGGGCCGCGTCCACACGGTCGGCCACGGCGACACCTTCAGCGCCGCCGGCTTCGACGTACAGGTCCACGGCGAGCTGCACGCGGTGATCCACCCGGACATCCCGCGGATCACCAATGTCGGCTTCCTGGTGGACGGTTCGGTCTTCCACCCCGGCGACGCGCTCACCGTCCCGGACCACCCGGTCGAGACGCTGATGATCCCGGTGCAGGCCCCCTGGAACAAGATCTCCGAGGTCATCGACTACGTACGCGAAGTGAAGCCGCAGCGCGCCATCGACATCCACGACGCGCTGCTCACCGATCTCGCGCGGCCCGTCTACGACAACCAGATCGGTGCCCTGGGTGGCGCGGAGCACGGCCGGCTGGCCCCGGGCGAGGCGACCGATCTGTGA
- a CDS encoding exodeoxyribonuclease III has protein sequence MRIATWNVNSITARLPRLLAWLESSGTDVLCIQETKCTEEQFPADELRELGYDSAVNANGRWNGVALVSRVGLDEVVKGLPGGPDYGGAQEPRAISATCDGVRVWSVYVPNGREIAHDHYAYKLRWLEALKASVAEDAAGERPFAVLGDFNVAPTDEDVWDPALFEGATHVTPAERAALAALREAGLSDVMPRPLKYDRPYTYWDYRELRFPKNKGMRIDLVYGNEPFTKAVKDSYVDREQRKGKGASDHAPVVVDLDI, from the coding sequence ATGCGCATCGCCACCTGGAACGTCAACTCGATCACCGCTCGGCTGCCCCGGCTGCTGGCCTGGCTGGAGAGCAGCGGCACGGACGTGCTGTGCATCCAGGAGACCAAGTGCACCGAGGAGCAGTTCCCCGCCGACGAGCTGCGAGAGCTCGGCTACGACTCCGCGGTCAACGCCAACGGCAGGTGGAACGGCGTGGCCCTGGTCTCCCGGGTCGGCCTGGACGAGGTCGTCAAGGGCCTGCCCGGCGGACCGGACTACGGGGGTGCGCAGGAGCCGCGGGCGATCTCCGCGACCTGCGACGGCGTCCGTGTCTGGTCGGTCTATGTGCCCAACGGCCGCGAGATCGCCCACGACCACTACGCCTACAAGCTGCGCTGGTTGGAGGCGCTGAAGGCCTCGGTGGCCGAGGACGCGGCGGGCGAGCGCCCGTTCGCGGTCCTCGGCGACTTCAATGTCGCACCGACCGACGAGGACGTCTGGGACCCCGCGCTCTTCGAGGGAGCCACGCATGTCACCCCGGCCGAGCGTGCGGCGCTCGCCGCGCTGCGCGAGGCCGGGCTGTCCGATGTGATGCCCCGCCCGCTGAAGTACGACCGTCCGTACACCTACTGGGACTACCGCGAGCTGCGCTTCCCCAAGAACAAGGGCATGCGTATCGACCTTGTCTACGGCAACGAACCCTTCACCAAGGCGGTCAAGGACAGCTATGTCGACCGCGAGCAGCGCAAGGGCAAGGGTGCCTCGGACCACGCACCTGTTGTTGTCGATCTGGACATCTGA
- a CDS encoding DUF6278 family protein: MNIPFLDNWLKRHGGDLEEMAVTAGAENDPERAAAIAELLSECELLRVRAGQAGLELDDSPASLTALDQLPPRWRDDPEELPWLGNDAGLYLGTVIVRTVPGATWHIWPAGHPVVRLVSGREIGVVEAGLDWAVNGAPELSQVYAEAAEA, from the coding sequence ATGAACATCCCTTTCTTGGACAACTGGCTCAAGCGCCACGGCGGTGACCTGGAGGAGATGGCGGTCACCGCCGGAGCCGAGAACGACCCGGAGAGAGCGGCGGCCATCGCCGAGCTGCTCTCCGAGTGTGAGCTGCTGCGTGTCCGAGCGGGGCAGGCCGGGCTCGAACTGGACGACTCCCCGGCCTCGTTGACCGCCCTCGACCAGTTGCCTCCGCGCTGGCGCGACGACCCGGAGGAGCTGCCCTGGCTGGGCAACGACGCGGGTCTCTACCTCGGCACCGTGATCGTCCGTACGGTCCCCGGCGCGACCTGGCACATCTGGCCGGCCGGCCATCCCGTGGTGCGGCTCGTCTCCGGCCGCGAGATCGGAGTGGTGGAGGCGGGTCTTGACTGGGCGGTCAATGGAGCGCCCGAGCTCTCCCAGGTGTACGCGGAAGCGGCCGAAGCCTGA
- a CDS encoding amino acid ABC transporter ATP-binding protein produces MAVDPLIELRNVNKHYGQLHVLQDIDLTVGRGEVVVVIGPSGSGKSTLCRTVNRLETIESGHISIDGQPLPEEGRALAKLRADVGMVFQSFNLFAHKTVLDNVSLAPVKVRRRKKEEADRRSRELLQRVGLADQAEKYPAQLSGGQQQRVAIARALAMDPKVMLFDEPTSALDPEMINEVLEVMQQLVRDGMTMVVVTHEMGFARSAANRVVFMADGRIVEDRTPEDFFTNPESNRAKDFLSKILKH; encoded by the coding sequence ATGGCCGTCGATCCGTTGATCGAGCTGCGTAACGTCAACAAGCACTACGGACAGTTGCACGTTCTCCAGGACATTGATCTCACTGTCGGACGCGGTGAGGTTGTTGTGGTCATCGGCCCCTCCGGCTCCGGCAAATCAACACTCTGCCGTACGGTCAACCGGCTCGAGACGATCGAGTCGGGTCACATCAGCATCGACGGTCAGCCGCTGCCCGAGGAGGGCCGCGCGCTCGCCAAGCTCCGCGCCGATGTGGGCATGGTCTTCCAGTCCTTCAATCTCTTCGCCCACAAGACCGTGCTGGACAATGTCTCGCTCGCGCCCGTCAAGGTCCGCCGCCGCAAGAAGGAGGAGGCGGACAGGCGCTCCCGCGAACTCCTGCAACGCGTAGGCCTCGCCGACCAGGCCGAGAAGTACCCGGCCCAGCTCTCCGGGGGGCAGCAGCAGCGCGTGGCCATCGCCCGCGCGCTCGCCATGGACCCCAAGGTCATGCTCTTCGACGAGCCGACCTCGGCCCTCGACCCGGAGATGATCAACGAGGTGCTTGAGGTCATGCAGCAGCTCGTCCGCGACGGAATGACCATGGTCGTCGTCACCCACGAGATGGGCTTCGCCCGGTCCGCCGCGAACCGCGTCGTCTTCATGGCGGACGGCCGGATCGTCGAGGACCGCACCCCGGAGGACTTCTTCACCAACCCCGAGAGCAACCGTGCCAAGGACTTCCTCTCCAAGATCCTCAAGCACTGA
- a CDS encoding glutamate ABC transporter substrate-binding protein yields MMRTRRMRRALAVLALVLAVAATADCGKEGSPPVKGPQTDRLPRYTVATGFQLPDSPTWNKARKRGHLVVGAKEDQPYLGEKDPASGRYTGFDIEIAKMVAASLGFDPNTVQFMTIASANRETALQNGQIDYYVGTYTINDNRKKLVGFAGPYYLAGQSLLVRADEHDIKGPQDLAGKRVCSAAGSTPYQRIAADYPKADLVAYDTYSICVDNLLTYQVEAVTTDDAILTGYAAKVPEELKVVGKPFSEEPYGIGVPRSDNALRFAIDDALEANEKNGNWKKAYEATLGLSGVPAPQPPPIDRYPAS; encoded by the coding sequence ATGATGCGTACGAGACGTATGAGACGTGCTCTCGCGGTGCTGGCGCTCGTCCTGGCCGTCGCCGCCACCGCGGACTGCGGAAAGGAGGGCAGCCCGCCCGTCAAGGGCCCGCAGACCGACCGGCTGCCGCGGTACACCGTGGCCACCGGCTTCCAGCTGCCCGACTCACCGACCTGGAACAAGGCCAGAAAGCGCGGCCATCTGGTCGTCGGCGCCAAGGAGGACCAGCCCTACCTGGGCGAGAAGGACCCGGCGAGCGGGCGCTACACCGGGTTCGACATCGAGATCGCCAAAATGGTCGCCGCCTCACTGGGCTTCGACCCGAACACCGTCCAGTTCATGACGATCGCCTCGGCGAACCGCGAAACCGCCCTGCAGAACGGGCAGATCGACTACTACGTCGGCACCTACACCATCAACGACAACCGCAAGAAGCTCGTCGGCTTCGCAGGCCCGTACTACCTGGCCGGCCAGTCCCTCCTCGTACGGGCCGACGAGCACGACATCAAAGGCCCCCAGGACCTGGCCGGCAAGCGCGTCTGCTCGGCCGCCGGATCGACGCCGTACCAGCGGATCGCGGCCGACTACCCGAAGGCCGACCTCGTCGCGTACGACACCTACTCCATCTGCGTGGACAACCTGCTGACCTATCAGGTCGAGGCCGTCACCACCGACGACGCCATCCTCACCGGCTACGCGGCCAAGGTGCCTGAAGAGCTCAAGGTGGTCGGCAAGCCCTTCTCCGAGGAGCCGTACGGCATCGGCGTCCCGCGCAGCGACAACGCCCTGCGCTTCGCCATCGACGACGCCCTCGAGGCCAACGAGAAGAACGGGAACTGGAAGAAGGCCTACGAGGCGACACTCGGCCTCTCCGGAGTGCCGGCCCCACAGCCGCCACCGATCGACCGCTACCCGGCGAGCTGA
- a CDS encoding amino acid ABC transporter permease, producing MYVLIDNFSLYSKGFFGTVKLTVYASLLALVLGFIMASFRIAPVRSLRVLGTVWVTVLRNTPLTLLFFAVLLGLPRFGLVLPFELFAVIALGCYTSAFICEALRAGINTVHKGQGEAARSLGMNFGQTLNNVVLPQAFRSVIPPIGSTLIALAKNSAIAGAFSVTELLGTYKPLSELGYSIIWTFVWIAVGYLIITLTISALFNVLEKRYGVAR from the coding sequence GTGTACGTACTGATCGACAACTTCTCCCTGTACTCCAAGGGCTTCTTCGGCACCGTCAAGCTGACGGTCTACGCCTCGCTGCTCGCCCTGGTCCTCGGCTTCATCATGGCCTCCTTCCGGATCGCGCCCGTCCGCTCCCTCCGGGTGCTGGGCACGGTGTGGGTGACCGTGCTGCGCAACACCCCGTTGACGCTGCTCTTCTTCGCCGTTCTGCTCGGCCTGCCGCGCTTCGGACTCGTCCTGCCCTTCGAGCTCTTCGCGGTGATCGCGCTGGGCTGCTACACCTCCGCGTTCATCTGCGAGGCATTGCGCGCCGGCATCAACACGGTGCACAAGGGACAGGGCGAGGCGGCCCGCAGCCTGGGCATGAACTTCGGCCAGACCCTCAACAACGTGGTCCTGCCGCAGGCATTCAGGAGCGTCATCCCGCCGATCGGCTCCACGCTCATCGCGCTCGCCAAGAACTCCGCGATCGCCGGCGCGTTCAGCGTCACCGAGCTGCTCGGCACCTACAAACCCCTCAGTGAGCTGGGCTACAGCATCATCTGGACCTTTGTCTGGATCGCCGTCGGCTACCTGATCATCACCCTGACCATCAGTGCGTTGTTCAATGTGCTGGAGAAGCGCTATGGAGTCGCCCGATGA
- a CDS encoding amino acid ABC transporter permease has translation MTDSTALYDIPGPNTRKRHLTYGVVSTVLVVALFGWIVYLLFDTGQFTATKWTPFEYKGIQELLLRGLGYTLMAFAYAAVLSLALGGVLATGRLSDHRPVRWVATAVVEFFRAMPVLVMIFFIFVALKVQPLPALVAGLTLYNGSVLAEVFRAGVNSVERGQREAAYTLGMRKTQVMSYVLVPQGVRAMLPTIISQLVVTLKDTSLGYLITYEEFLHAGKLIASNLDYDLPFIPVVMVISPIYIGMCMLLSWFANWMARRQRRNPKTEAADVAPAEPGTLLPGVQ, from the coding sequence ATGACCGATTCCACCGCCCTCTACGACATCCCGGGTCCCAACACCCGCAAACGCCACCTCACTTACGGTGTCGTCTCGACCGTCCTGGTCGTGGCGCTGTTCGGCTGGATCGTCTATCTGCTCTTCGACACCGGACAGTTCACCGCAACCAAGTGGACTCCGTTCGAGTACAAGGGCATTCAGGAGCTGCTGCTGCGCGGACTTGGCTACACACTCATGGCCTTCGCCTACGCTGCGGTGCTCTCGCTCGCCCTCGGTGGAGTCCTCGCCACCGGCCGGCTCTCCGACCACCGGCCGGTGCGCTGGGTGGCCACTGCGGTGGTCGAGTTCTTCCGCGCCATGCCCGTACTGGTGATGATCTTCTTCATCTTCGTGGCGCTGAAGGTGCAGCCGTTGCCCGCGCTGGTGGCCGGACTGACGCTCTACAACGGTTCGGTGCTCGCCGAGGTGTTCCGGGCCGGCGTCAACTCGGTCGAACGCGGACAGCGGGAGGCCGCGTACACCCTGGGGATGCGCAAGACCCAGGTCATGTCATATGTCCTGGTTCCACAGGGAGTTCGCGCCATGTTGCCGACGATCATCAGCCAGCTGGTGGTGACTCTGAAGGACACCTCGCTCGGCTATCTGATCACCTATGAGGAGTTCCTCCACGCGGGCAAGCTCATCGCCTCGAATCTCGACTACGATTTGCCGTTCATCCCTGTGGTGATGGTGATCTCGCCTATCTACATCGGGATGTGCATGCTGCTCTCCTGGTTCGCCAACTGGATGGCCAGGCGACAGCGGCGCAACCCGAAAACAGAGGCCGCGGATGTCGCCCCGGCCGAACCAGGGACGCTGCTGCCGGGTGTGCAGTAG
- a CDS encoding CocE/NonD family hydrolase: MGQSRKALRTTAIGTVSVALLAGPAVGAAAGVAPAVRTAGVQAQSATPDVQFVDIKGDGGTVLKANVVTPADADGTRKYPVIVLPTSWGLPQIEYLAQAKQLADSGYVVVSYNVRGFWQSGGKIEVAGPPDIADASEVIDWALANTPADPAKVGMAGMSYGAGICLLAAGHDKRIKAVAALSGWADLVESIYSRRTQHLQATAMLAGAGYLTGRPSEEFQRITADFFSADVSKEPGLIAWGKKRSPLTYLDRINANGAAIMLGNAWGDTIFPPNQYADFYEKLTGPKRLEFRPGDHATAEGTGLFGLPNDTWTSAHRWLDHYLKGVDNGVEREQPVRLKSRSTGAYESYPDWKSVAATERKIELDGTKKIHANVDSGADGGIIFLSSILDQFAKVPPMAWIPLLPRPFAAVWQSERYGSEQRVRGTTKLHTTVTGTKESGTLVAYLYDVGPLGLGKLVSNAPYTFHGETPGKPFTVDLELFSTAYDVPAGHRLALVVDTVDPLYIEHNPSGAQLTFSSSAADPSYLSVPLHEK; this comes from the coding sequence GTGGGACAGTCGCGCAAGGCTCTGCGCACGACCGCGATCGGTACGGTCTCCGTGGCGCTTCTCGCCGGACCGGCCGTAGGGGCGGCCGCCGGGGTGGCACCCGCCGTCCGGACGGCCGGTGTTCAGGCCCAATCCGCCACCCCGGACGTACAGTTCGTCGACATCAAGGGTGATGGCGGCACCGTACTCAAGGCCAACGTCGTTACGCCCGCCGACGCTGACGGCACACGGAAGTACCCCGTGATCGTGCTGCCCACGAGCTGGGGCCTGCCCCAGATCGAATACCTCGCCCAGGCCAAGCAGCTCGCCGACTCGGGCTATGTCGTGGTGAGTTACAACGTCCGCGGCTTCTGGCAGTCCGGCGGCAAAATCGAGGTGGCCGGTCCGCCCGACATCGCGGACGCGTCCGAGGTGATCGACTGGGCGCTGGCGAACACCCCTGCCGACCCCGCCAAGGTCGGCATGGCCGGGATGTCGTACGGCGCCGGCATCTGTCTGCTGGCCGCCGGCCACGACAAGCGGATCAAGGCGGTCGCGGCGCTCAGCGGCTGGGCCGACCTCGTCGAGTCCATCTACAGCCGCCGCACCCAGCATCTGCAGGCAACGGCGATGCTCGCCGGAGCGGGGTATCTCACCGGTCGGCCGAGTGAGGAGTTCCAGCGGATCACGGCGGACTTCTTCTCCGCCGACGTAAGCAAGGAACCAGGACTGATCGCCTGGGGGAAGAAGCGCTCCCCCCTCACCTATCTGGACCGGATCAACGCCAACGGCGCCGCCATCATGCTCGGCAACGCCTGGGGCGACACCATCTTCCCGCCCAACCAGTACGCGGACTTCTACGAGAAGCTCACCGGCCCCAAGCGGCTGGAGTTCCGCCCCGGTGACCACGCCACGGCCGAAGGCACCGGACTGTTCGGCCTGCCCAACGACACCTGGACCAGCGCCCATCGCTGGCTCGACCACTACCTCAAGGGCGTCGACAACGGCGTCGAGCGCGAGCAGCCGGTCCGCCTCAAGTCCCGTTCCACCGGCGCGTACGAGAGCTATCCGGACTGGAAGTCGGTGGCGGCGACGGAGCGGAAGATCGAGCTGGACGGCACCAAGAAGATCCACGCCAACGTCGACTCGGGCGCCGACGGCGGGATCATCTTCCTCTCCAGCATCCTGGACCAGTTCGCCAAGGTGCCCCCGATGGCGTGGATCCCGCTGCTGCCGCGCCCCTTCGCCGCCGTCTGGCAGTCGGAGCGGTACGGCTCCGAGCAGCGAGTGCGCGGCACCACGAAGCTGCACACCACGGTCACCGGCACCAAGGAGAGCGGCACCCTCGTCGCGTATCTCTACGACGTGGGCCCGCTCGGCCTCGGCAAGCTGGTCAGCAACGCGCCGTACACCTTCCACGGCGAGACACCCGGAAAGCCGTTCACCGTCGACCTGGAGCTGTTCTCCACCGCCTACGACGTACCGGCCGGCCACCGTCTCGCCCTGGTCGTCGACACCGTCGACCCGCTCTACATCGAGCACAACCCGTCCGGCGCGCAGCTGACCTTCTCCTCGTCCGCAGCCGACCCGTCATATCTGTCGGTCCCGCTGCACGAGAAGTGA